The Polyangium mundeleinium genome contains the following window.
ACGTACGTGCCCCCTTCGCCCTCGCTCGCAGCCGCACGGGGCGGCGGAGCGGCGGGGGCGACCTCGGCGCGCTCCTCGTAGGCAACGACGCGCGCGCCGCCCGTGCCACGCGCGAGCCTGATACGCACGTGCTCGTCCTCGAACTCGAACTCGGTGACGTTGCGCTTCTCGAGGACGCGAAGCAGCGTCCGGAGCTGCTTGAGGTCGATGTTCATGCCGATCCGTTCCCGCGTGGTGGCGGCCGCTCTACCCTGGAAGCGACCCGCCAGCGTCGGGGTGCTTTCTAGCGGAAGGACGGCAAAAAGGAAGGGGATTCGGGGGCGTCGGCGGCGTGACGCTCGACGTCAATTTTCGCGCTGCTGCAGGTGGTAGACGAGGCCCAGCAAGCCGAGCACGTACGACGCGGGGCCAAAGCCGGCGACGGTACCGAGGCACGCGCCGGCTGTGATCGAGTGGTGACGGAAAGGTTCGCGCGCCGCGGTGTTCGTGATGTGCACCTCGACCACGGGCAGGCCGCTCGCGCGGATGGCGTCGTGCAGCACGACCGAGGTGTGGGTGAGTCCGGCGCCGTTCATGACGATGCCGTGAAAGCCCCCGTCCGCGGCGCGCCCGATGGCCGTCACGAGCTCACCCTCGTGGTTGGATTGCAGGAACGAGACGTCCACGCCTTCGCTCCGCGCGACCTCCTCGACGGCCTTGTGGATGTCGTCGAGGGTGGTCGTGCCGTAGATGGAAGGTTCACGCTTGCCGAGCCTGTCGAGGTTCGGCCCCGAGATCACGAGGACGCGCTTCGGCGAGGTGCTCACATGTCCTTCAAGAGCACTGGCGCCTTGACGCGTAGCATGTACCGGGCCTTGCCGACGTTACCGTCTGGCCGCACGGAGACCGCGACGAAGTGTCGCTCGTTCAGCACACGAATGACCGTCGTCACCTTCGCCGCTTCGATGGCGATCTCGGCGGTATCGCCGGCTTCGAGCATCTGGGCCGCGCGCTGGATCGACTTGATGACGACGCTGAACTCCGCGCCGATCGTGTTGATGTCGAAGGGGGCATCGGGCTTCGAGTAGCTGTCGACCGGGATGCCCTCGAAATCCATGAGGAGGCTGGCGATGCCACCCTCGGTGCCTTCGACGACCTCCTTGAGGACGCTCTGGAACATGGGCTGAAACCTTAGCGAAACCCGAGGCGGACGGGAAAAAGAAAGGGGAGGTTCGTTCGAAGAGCCTCGGATTTGCGGCCTGGCACCCCAGGACACCCGTCCGTCCGGCCGCTCTTTCCGTCCTCCGATCGTCCCGGCAGTCTCGGGGGAGCGTCTTTTGCCTCTTGCATCCCGATGCCAACCGGTCCATTCCCGCACCTACGGGCCCGCCCTCACCGGCGCTTGACCCTCGTCCCGCCGAGCGGCTAACGTGCGTCGCGGCTACGTGCCCACCGACCCATCGCGGTGGCACCTGGTTTGTCCCCACGTATCCGAACGAGAAGGACGGCCCAAAGAAATGCGCGCACGAGCCGGGGATCCCCCCCGCACGATGCCCCAGAAGATCCTCGCGGGACGCGCCGCCGATCCGCAGCTCCGAGGAGATCTGGTCCAGGTCAAGGTCGACCAGATCATCCTCTCGCGATCGCCCAACCGGGCCCTCGGCGAGGCGCTCTCCGCCGGGATGAAGAAGACTCCGGTCGAGATGGCCGTGGCCTACGACGGTACGTGCGTGACCGACGCGCGCGCGCTCGCCGACGTGGCCGCCGGCGCGCCGCAAGCCGTCTCGCCGGAGCTGCCTGCGTACAACGTGCCCATCGCCCGCGGCGGCATCGGCTTCCCCGCGCCCGTGCACCTCGAGCGCTTCGCCGCGCCGGCGAGGCTCGCGCTCACGGACGACGCGCGCCTCGCCCCCGTCGGCGGGGTCGGGATGTTGACCCTCGTGGTCTCGCCGAGCCAGCTCGGCCAGGCCCTCGCGACGGGCTCGACCTGGGTGCGCCCGCCGCGCAGCGTGCAGATCCACCTATCGGGCCGCGTGCGCCCGTTCGTGTGCGCGCGTGACGTGGCGCTCGAGCTTCTGCGCCGGGGCATCGACGAGATCGTGCGGCGTATCGAGGCCGAGCACCACGCGCCTGTCGTGCTGGAGTTCGCGGGCCCGAGCGCGCGCTTGCTCTCGGTCGCGGAGCGCGCGGTGCTCTGCGGCATCGCGCCGCAGGTCGGCGCCGCCGCGGCCCTGTTCGTGAGCGACGAGAAGACCGAGGTGTTCCTCCGGGATCAGCGCCGCTCCAAGGCGCATCGCGCCCTCGTCCCCGATCCGGGCGCGCCGTGCGAAGAGGTGGTCTCGCTCGACCTCAGCACGGTGGATCCGCTCCTCATGGACGAGGCGGGCGTCGTGCGGCCCGTGCGGGATCTCGCGGGCAAGCCCGTGGGTCAGGTCGTGCTCGGCGGCGACTCGGGGGTGACCCTGCGCGACATGCTCGCGGCCGCGCTCCTGCTCAAGTCGAAGCGTGTTCCTTCCCGGCTCGATCTGCTCGTGGCGCCGCCGTCGCGCCAGGTGCTCGAGGTCCTCGCGCAGTCGGGCGCGCTCGTGGATCTCGTGGCCACGGGCGCGCGCATCATCGAGCCCGATCGGCGCGTCGTGACGGGCGAGTTGTATCCGCCGCCGGCGGGGACGCTCTCGCTGCGCACGGCGGAGCCGGCCCCGCGCGTGCCGGGCGTGCCGTCGTTCGTCGTGGCCTCGGCCGAGACGCTCGCGTACGCGGTGGCCACGGGGACCGTCGGGGATCCGCGCTCGTTCAAGCGCCCGGTGCGCGTGACCGTACCGCGCGCGCTGCCCACCGACGACGTGCTCGTGCTGCGCGACAAGAAGGGCGAGGGCGCGGCCGCGGGCAAGTCGCCCGCCTTGCCGCCGCCGGCGTCGTGGAAGGGGCCGCTCGTGCTCGACCTCATCGAAGGCGCGTCTCGACCGAGCTCGAACGGCAAGCCCGCGGAGATGCCGCCGACGCCCGGAGGTCCGCCCCTCGCGGGTGGCGTCGTGGTCGTGCTGCGCTCGCTCGACGAGGTCCGCGCCGTCGTGGAGAAGACGATCGATCTGCCCGCGCTCCGCGCTGTCGTCGCACCGTTTGTGCCGAGCACCGCGGTTGCAGCGCTGGCGAGCGAAGGCATCGCCACGTTCGAGCTGCCGCCCGCGTCGCTCGACGGGTTGAAGGGGCAAAAGAGCCTCTCCTTGCCCGAGCCCGCCGCGTGGGGGGACAAGGTCGGCGTGGTCGTTGGTGAGCAAACGATCCAGATGACCTGGCTCGCGCTCGGCGCGGAGCGGACGTGGACGCACGCGGGCACGTCGCGCTCGCCGGGTTCGTCGAAGGCCTCGAAGGCCTGAGAGGGGAGGGGGGCCCCCGCGGCGTCGGCCGCGCGGCGCCCCCCGCTCACGCGCTCGTCACGGGTTCGGCAGCGCCTTCTCCAGCTTGATCGAGGCGAGCAGATCCCGCAGCCGCACCGACTGCTCGTTCACCTCGATCTCGAGAATCGTCAGGCGCTTCGTGAGCTCGCCGAGGCGCGTCGAGGCCTTGCCGAGCCGATCCGTGAAGTCCTGCCGCATCTTCTCGGTGTTCTGGCGCGACACGGTGTCCCGCGGGTCGTCCTTGATCTTCTCGATCGCCTTGAGGTTGCGCCGGAGCTGCTCGCTCTCGCGCTCCAGCGTGTTCTGCTCGGACTGGAGCTTGTTCCGCTCGTCGAGCGCGGTGCGCAGCTTGCCACGCGCCTCCCACGCCTTCTTCAGGTCCGCCACCACGACCTTGTCGGCGCGCGCGTCGTTCATGTAGGCCTTCACCGCGTCGTCGGCGAGCTGCGACAGCACGTCGACCTGCCGCGTGAAGCTGCGACGCTCCTCCACGTCGAGCACGTTCGTCCCGCGCTTCGGCGTCGCCTGCGGGACGAGCGCGCTGCCCGTGCCGACGTTGTCTTCCGTGCCCTTGGGCGGGTTTTCGAGCCGCGTGCCGGGCATCCGCGCGTGCTTCACGAGCGTCTTCGCGTCGAGGTCCGTGCCGTTCTTGATCGTGTACTTCGTGTGGTAGACCCAGTCGCGCTCGATGAAGAGCTGCCCCGCATCGATCTTCGCGAGGCGCGCGCTGAGCTCGTCCTCCGTGCGATCCGTGGTCACGGCGAGGCCCCGTTCGAGGGCGAACGGCACCGTGGCGACGGCCCCGGGCGGCAGCGGATCGACCATGCCTTGCCCGAGGAACGCGCCGTTGTCGAACACCGCGATCGGCCCCTTTTCGAGCAGGCCCTTCGTGTTGTTCGTGAAGCGCGCGACGCGGAACGGATGCGCGAACGAGTCACGCACGCCGCCGTCGGGCGAGTAGAGGAAGATCGCCTCGCCGGGCACGCTTTGCGCGAGCAAGAGGACCATCGTCGCGCTCTTGTTCGGGATGTCGACGGGGAAGGGGAGATCGTAGCGCGTCGTGCCGCCCTCGATCGCGACGGCCGCCAGCGCGTTCACGTTGCGCGGGTTCGACGGCGTCACCGGTCGCGGCATCTCCGTCGGATACGGCGCTTGCGAGGCCGCAGCGCCGGCGCCGGGATATCCGCCGCCGTAGTTCGCCGCCACGCGACCCTTCGTCGCGGGCGCCGAGCGCGTCGTCGACGCGCGCGGCGCCCTCAATCCACCCCGACCCTCGCCGCCAAAATCGCCATCTGCTGCCGCCTCTTCCTTCGCGGCCTCGGCCTCTGCGAGCAGACCGTCGAGGCTCTCGCCCGTATCTTCTGTCCGCGACGCGTCCATCGGCATGGGCGGCGGCGGCGGAGACGCCGGGGGCGCCATCGTGGGCAGGCTCGTCTCGCCCACGGGCACCGACGCGATCACCTCGCCTTGATCCGTCACCACGGGGCGCGGCGGCACCACGGGTTTGTCGAGGGTCGCCTGGAACGCGAGCGGCGCGCCCGCGACGAGCGAGAGCCGCACGCCCTTCCAGTCCTCGCCCGACTGGTTCTGCACGATGCCCCAGGCCTGCAGATCCGCCTTCCCCGCGCCGGCGGTCTCGCCCCTGCCGATCACCAGGCGATACGAGGGCCGCCAGACCGGCGTCTCCGCGACGTACCCGACCACGAGATCGTGCTCTTCGCCGTCGAGCGTCAGCCGCACCGTCTCGCGCCCATCGCCCTTCTTCTTCTTCTTCAGCTTCGGCGGCTGCGGCGGCTGCGGCACGCCGAAACGAGCCTCGGGAGCCGGCGGCTCGGCCTCGGCGTCCTCATCCTCCTCTTCGCCGTCGCCTTCGTCCTTGTCCTTGTCGAGCTCGACCGGGAACGATGCGCTGCGCACGCTGCTCCCGCCCTGCTCCATCACGGCGAGCGTGGCGAGGAAGTCGCCGATGCGCTCCGTGCGGACCTTGAACGCGACCTCGGGATCTTCCACGTGCCCGGCGCGCTCGTAGTAACCGACGCCGTTGCGGTAGATGACCACGCGCCGCAGCGCGAGACCGCTCTGTACGTCGGGCCCCCGCGCGCATCCCGCGAGGGGGAGCGCGGAGGCCAGAAGGAGAAATCCACCTACGGTACCCAGTCGAAAGCGAGAAAGACGGCTCATGCGTTGCCTCGAACGCGCGAGGATACGCGCCCTTACACCAAAATGTGCGGTTTTCGCGGCCGTCCGGCACGAACGGGGGTAGATAGCCGGCGCCATGCCCTCTGCTCTGCGCTGTACCGCGTTCCTGGCCCTCCTCGGGGCCTCCGCTGCCTGCACCCAGAACGGCGAATCCCAGCCCCCGAAGCCTGCCGCGACGCCTGCCGCGGAGGCCACGAGCGCCGCGGCTCCGGTCGTCTCGATCGCACCTGCCGCGAGCGCGGCGCCGGCGCCGACCACCGAAGCCCCGAAGACTGCGCCCGCCGATGCGACGGGCCTCCCCAAGGACCTCAACGTCCTCGTGGTCACGGTCGACAGCTTGCGGGCCGACATGCCCTGGCTCGGCTACCCGCGCGACATCGCGCCGGTGCTCACGAAGTTCGCGAAG
Protein-coding sequences here:
- the aroQ gene encoding type II 3-dehydroquinate dehydratase, giving the protein MSTSPKRVLVISGPNLDRLGKREPSIYGTTTLDDIHKAVEEVARSEGVDVSFLQSNHEGELVTAIGRAADGGFHGIVMNGAGLTHTSVVLHDAIRASGLPVVEVHITNTAAREPFRHHSITAGACLGTVAGFGPASYVLGLLGLVYHLQQREN
- a CDS encoding roadblock/LC7 domain-containing protein — its product is MFQSVLKEVVEGTEGGIASLLMDFEGIPVDSYSKPDAPFDINTIGAEFSVVIKSIQRAAQMLEAGDTAEIAIEAAKVTTVIRVLNERHFVAVSVRPDGNVGKARYMLRVKAPVLLKDM
- a CDS encoding aconitase family protein, with protein sequence MPQKILAGRAADPQLRGDLVQVKVDQIILSRSPNRALGEALSAGMKKTPVEMAVAYDGTCVTDARALADVAAGAPQAVSPELPAYNVPIARGGIGFPAPVHLERFAAPARLALTDDARLAPVGGVGMLTLVVSPSQLGQALATGSTWVRPPRSVQIHLSGRVRPFVCARDVALELLRRGIDEIVRRIEAEHHAPVVLEFAGPSARLLSVAERAVLCGIAPQVGAAAALFVSDEKTEVFLRDQRRSKAHRALVPDPGAPCEEVVSLDLSTVDPLLMDEAGVVRPVRDLAGKPVGQVVLGGDSGVTLRDMLAAALLLKSKRVPSRLDLLVAPPSRQVLEVLAQSGALVDLVATGARIIEPDRRVVTGELYPPPAGTLSLRTAEPAPRVPGVPSFVVASAETLAYAVATGTVGDPRSFKRPVRVTVPRALPTDDVLVLRDKKGEGAAAGKSPALPPPASWKGPLVLDLIEGASRPSSNGKPAEMPPTPGGPPLAGGVVVVLRSLDEVRAVVEKTIDLPALRAVVAPFVPSTAVAALASEGIATFELPPASLDGLKGQKSLSLPEPAAWGDKVGVVVGEQTIQMTWLALGAERTWTHAGTSRSPGSSKASKA
- a CDS encoding DUF4139 domain-containing protein, with translation MSRLSRFRLGTVGGFLLLASALPLAGCARGPDVQSGLALRRVVIYRNGVGYYERAGHVEDPEVAFKVRTERIGDFLATLAVMEQGGSSVRSASFPVELDKDKDEGDGEEEDEDAEAEPPAPEARFGVPQPPQPPKLKKKKKGDGRETVRLTLDGEEHDLVVGYVAETPVWRPSYRLVIGRGETAGAGKADLQAWGIVQNQSGEDWKGVRLSLVAGAPLAFQATLDKPVVPPRPVVTDQGEVIASVPVGETSLPTMAPPASPPPPPMPMDASRTEDTGESLDGLLAEAEAAKEEAAADGDFGGEGRGGLRAPRASTTRSAPATKGRVAANYGGGYPGAGAAASQAPYPTEMPRPVTPSNPRNVNALAAVAIEGGTTRYDLPFPVDIPNKSATMVLLLAQSVPGEAIFLYSPDGGVRDSFAHPFRVARFTNNTKGLLEKGPIAVFDNGAFLGQGMVDPLPPGAVATVPFALERGLAVTTDRTEDELSARLAKIDAGQLFIERDWVYHTKYTIKNGTDLDAKTLVKHARMPGTRLENPPKGTEDNVGTGSALVPQATPKRGTNVLDVEERRSFTRQVDVLSQLADDAVKAYMNDARADKVVVADLKKAWEARGKLRTALDERNKLQSEQNTLERESEQLRRNLKAIEKIKDDPRDTVSRQNTEKMRQDFTDRLGKASTRLGELTKRLTILEIEVNEQSVRLRDLLASIKLEKALPNP